In Actinomadura citrea, a single window of DNA contains:
- a CDS encoding tetratricopeptide repeat protein, producing MINPAPDWEQRMADLWGNFDDHDPGDFLRKVEALTAELPPGNAVGEYELASAHDSIGNEAEAADHYRRAFAAGLPEARRRQATIQYASTLRNLGRAEESVALLTAEREAGSDELDDAVTAFLALALTDVGREREATGLALGALSRHLPRYNRSLSNYAKALTQDGPAD from the coding sequence ATGATCAACCCCGCGCCCGACTGGGAACAGCGAATGGCCGACCTCTGGGGCAATTTCGACGACCACGATCCCGGGGATTTCCTCAGGAAGGTGGAAGCCCTGACCGCCGAGCTTCCGCCCGGCAACGCCGTCGGCGAGTACGAGCTGGCGTCCGCGCACGACTCGATCGGCAACGAGGCCGAGGCCGCCGACCACTACCGGCGGGCCTTCGCCGCGGGACTCCCCGAAGCGCGGCGCAGGCAGGCCACGATCCAGTACGCCAGCACGCTCCGGAACCTCGGCCGCGCCGAGGAGAGCGTCGCCCTCCTGACCGCGGAACGTGAGGCAGGCTCGGACGAACTCGACGACGCCGTCACCGCGTTCCTCGCGCTCGCGCTCACCGACGTCGGACGCGAACGCGAGGCGACCGGCCTCGCACTGGGCGCCCTGTCCCGCCATCTCCCCCGCTACAACCGCTCGCTCTCCAACTACGCGAAAGCCCTGACGCAGGACGGCCCCGCCGACTAG
- a CDS encoding cytochrome P450, with the protein MVQSCRIPRCTRVAPAPCVAGDLVGNAFAPARIDRYRPAVERLTSRLLDALVQAGDPVEVNEQLALPLALGVIGGAMGLPDDDLPLFRTWGDMFLSTGADRAAENERAMLEMSAYMAGRLGGLMVDAEPRPEEGGLLTVIAGNAVRRRTSLEETALLAAGLVIAGRETTAAAIAGFLFRLPTTRKDGGETLYRLLVAHPHHIPRAVEELLRTTPGTAFESAQPRRAVRAVELGGVRLREGDLVIPAIDRANRDPDVFEEPEHVDFQRTRNSHLAFGSGPHACLGAPLARLEPAVVLRELTRRFPDTRLHHAPHDVVWNTVTSIRHPAALWLDLASSERAR; encoded by the coding sequence GTGGTCCAATCCTGCCGCATCCCACGTTGCACACGGGTTGCACCGGCCCCATGTGTCGCCGGCGACCTGGTCGGCAACGCCTTCGCGCCCGCCCGCATCGACCGGTACCGGCCGGCGGTCGAGCGTCTCACCTCCCGGCTGCTCGACGCGCTCGTCCAGGCGGGCGATCCGGTCGAGGTCAACGAGCAACTCGCCCTGCCCCTCGCCCTCGGCGTCATCGGCGGCGCCATGGGCTTACCGGACGACGACCTGCCGCTGTTCAGGACGTGGGGCGACATGTTCCTGTCCACGGGCGCCGACCGCGCCGCCGAGAACGAGCGCGCGATGCTGGAGATGAGCGCCTACATGGCCGGACGCCTCGGCGGACTCATGGTGGACGCGGAACCCCGCCCTGAGGAAGGCGGCCTGCTCACCGTGATCGCCGGGAACGCCGTCCGCCGGCGGACCAGCCTGGAGGAGACGGCGCTCCTGGCCGCCGGTCTCGTCATCGCGGGACGAGAGACCACCGCCGCCGCGATCGCGGGCTTCCTGTTCCGGCTGCCTACCACCAGAAAAGACGGCGGCGAGACTCTCTACCGGCTTCTCGTGGCACATCCCCACCACATCCCCCGTGCAGTCGAGGAGCTGCTGCGCACCACTCCCGGCACCGCCTTCGAATCCGCGCAGCCGCGCCGGGCCGTACGTGCGGTGGAACTCGGAGGCGTTCGACTGCGGGAGGGCGACCTGGTGATTCCGGCGATCGACCGCGCCAACCGCGACCCGGACGTGTTCGAGGAACCCGAGCACGTCGACTTCCAGCGCACCCGGAACTCCCACCTCGCCTTCGGAAGCGGCCCCCATGCCTGCCTGGGCGCCCCGCTGGCCCGGCTGGAGCCGGCCGTCGTCCTGCGCGAGCTCACCCGTCGCTTCCCGGACACGCGGCTGCATCATGCGCCGCACGACGTCGTCTGGAACACCGTCACTTCGATCCGGCACCCGGCCGCGCTCTGGCTCGACCTCGCCTCCTCGGAACGGGCCCGGTGA